Proteins encoded by one window of Salmonirosea aquatica:
- a CDS encoding serine hydrolase has protein sequence MSDLITAFRKTSGLLIATLACMLAPPLSAQPATDAFLEKILQQHPDWFGDLLKNPDAHGVQIVYTKIDRNRKNEPHFTTYRYNVDRNRYFYPASTVKLPAVLLALEKINQLNIPGLDKYTPMFTEAGRLEQTSVTSDSTSESGLPSVAHYAKKILLASDNDAFNRLYEFIGQEDFNRKLHEKGYLNVRIRHRLELPMSTENNRYTNPVRFEKDGRVLYHQPMAYAEKVEDVASPIRMGKGYLKNGELVNEPFDFTEKNFFALEDQHKLLKAIFFPESLPPHERFDLRPDDYAFLYRYMSQLPMETSYPTHYSDDYYDSYVKFFLFGDSKKRMPRNIRLFNKVGDAYGFMLDNAYIVDFERGVEFMLTAVIYANENEIFNDNTYEYETVSFPFMSHLGKAIFDYEINRKRHGRPDLSRYEVEYDK, from the coding sequence ATGTCTGATTTGATTACAGCTTTCCGCAAAACCTCCGGTCTACTCATCGCCACCCTGGCCTGTATGCTCGCCCCTCCGCTTTCCGCCCAACCCGCTACCGACGCCTTTCTTGAAAAAATACTGCAGCAGCATCCCGACTGGTTTGGCGACCTCCTCAAAAATCCGGACGCGCACGGCGTGCAGATCGTATACACCAAAATAGACCGCAACCGCAAGAACGAGCCGCATTTTACTACCTACCGCTACAATGTAGACCGCAACAGGTACTTCTACCCGGCCAGCACGGTCAAGCTGCCCGCCGTATTGCTGGCTTTGGAAAAGATCAATCAACTGAATATTCCGGGACTGGATAAATACACCCCCATGTTCACTGAGGCCGGGCGTCTCGAGCAAACTTCCGTTACTTCTGACTCGACCTCCGAAAGCGGACTACCCTCCGTGGCCCACTACGCAAAGAAAATCCTGCTGGCCAGCGACAACGATGCTTTCAACCGGCTGTATGAATTCATTGGTCAAGAAGACTTCAACCGTAAACTCCACGAAAAGGGGTACCTCAATGTACGCATCCGGCACCGCCTGGAGCTACCCATGAGTACGGAGAACAACCGCTATACGAATCCCGTCCGTTTTGAGAAAGATGGCAGGGTACTTTATCATCAGCCGATGGCCTACGCCGAAAAAGTCGAAGACGTCGCGTCGCCTATTCGAATGGGAAAGGGGTACCTTAAGAATGGCGAGCTGGTGAACGAACCCTTTGATTTTACCGAGAAGAATTTCTTTGCCCTGGAAGATCAGCACAAGCTGCTCAAGGCTATCTTTTTTCCTGAAAGTCTCCCACCCCACGAACGGTTCGACCTGCGGCCTGACGATTATGCGTTCCTGTACCGGTATATGTCGCAGCTACCCATGGAAACCAGCTACCCCACGCACTATTCGGACGATTACTACGACAGCTATGTGAAGTTTTTCCTATTCGGCGACAGCAAAAAGCGAATGCCCCGCAACATTCGCCTGTTCAATAAGGTAGGTGATGCCTACGGCTTCATGCTGGACAATGCCTACATTGTGGATTTTGAGCGGGGCGTGGAGTTCATGCTAACGGCAGTGATTTATGCCAACGAAAATGAGATCTTCAACGATAATACCTACGAATACGAAACCGTCAGCTTCCCGTTCATGTCGCATTTGGGAAAGGCAATTTTCGACTATGAGATCAACCGAAAAAGGCACGGCCGACCAGATTTGAGCCGTTATGAAGTGGAATATGATAAATAA
- a CDS encoding TonB-dependent receptor plug domain-containing protein, giving the protein MTNDILWDHKPLAQKFTGQIGVSTLYQYNVMNGRPLIPNFDQWNVGLFAIERLVHNGWELEAGLRYDYRQLTTYRIVSREKQTNVFNFHNASGTLGAGRNLNDRWSVRLNLGTAWRAPNVSELFSNGVHHGAAAYEEGDPTLVPEKARNAIGSIRYANEKLTFEVGGYYNYVRDYIYLKPQAEPILTVRGAFPYFRYTQTDATFKGIDANVDWKLGRHISWGSKMTYLRVNDVRNDSYLVNIPANRWENQLKSTWQEVGTWRKMAVSLSNRWVGEQRRVPPASDFAPRPRATPCGACRQVVLCPWQKNGNWNSPLP; this is encoded by the coding sequence TTGACGAATGACATTCTCTGGGATCATAAGCCGTTGGCCCAAAAGTTTACCGGGCAAATCGGCGTGAGTACCCTGTACCAGTACAACGTGATGAATGGGCGTCCCCTTATTCCGAACTTCGATCAATGGAACGTGGGTCTGTTCGCCATTGAGCGCCTGGTACACAACGGCTGGGAGCTGGAAGCCGGGCTACGCTACGATTACCGACAACTCACTACCTACCGGATCGTCAGCCGGGAAAAACAGACGAATGTTTTTAATTTTCACAATGCCTCGGGCACCCTGGGCGCAGGGCGTAATCTGAACGACCGCTGGTCGGTGCGACTCAACCTGGGTACGGCCTGGCGGGCGCCCAATGTGAGTGAATTGTTCAGTAATGGGGTCCACCACGGGGCAGCGGCCTATGAAGAAGGTGATCCTACCCTGGTGCCCGAAAAAGCACGCAACGCCATTGGCAGTATCCGGTACGCCAATGAAAAGCTGACTTTCGAGGTAGGTGGTTATTATAATTACGTCCGGGACTACATCTACCTCAAACCCCAGGCCGAACCCATCCTAACCGTACGCGGAGCCTTTCCCTACTTCAGGTACACCCAAACTGACGCAACTTTCAAAGGAATCGACGCCAATGTGGATTGGAAACTGGGCAGGCATATTTCGTGGGGAAGTAAGATGACCTACCTGCGGGTGAATGATGTACGGAATGATTCGTACCTGGTCAATATTCCCGCCAATCGTTGGGAGAATCAACTGAAATCCACTTGGCAGGAGGTAGGTACTTGGCGCAAAATGGCCGTATCGTTATCCAATCGTTGGGTAGGAGAGCAGCGACGGGTACCCCCGGCGAGCGATTTCGCCCCCCGCCCGCGGGCTACTCCCTGTGGAGCGTGCAGGCAAGTGGTACTCTGCCCCTGGCAGAAAAACGGGAATTGGAACTCACCTTTACCGTAG
- a CDS encoding TonB-dependent receptor plug domain-containing protein: MHRLLILFCLFISCEGFFATDGLAQNADCHCFIRGVVRDDHTGQPIVGATLLLVKSNQGIFTDADGRYEFTNLCPGRYEIECRIVGYQSRRDTVNLVEGHEENFSLAEEEIHLEDVEITAHRTDAPVTQPLATLTGSDLAQTRGQSLGESLQGITGITTLQTGSSIAKPVIHGMHSNRVLIMNNGVRQEGQQWGSEHAPEIDPFVATRLSVVKGAAGVRYGSDAIGGVILVEPEELPINKPLSGEVNAAGFSNGRQGAGSATLQGGIKGLGGFGWRAQGTLKRGGNIRTPRYFLDNTGISERNYSLAAGYRKKGFGVEVFYSHFATRIGIFSGSHIGSVTDLLNVINSGEPLVKSDFSYAINRPYQQVKHNLLKGEVHYHFPDGNRLKWVSAFQYDNRLEYDLHAPAMIPWPPSTIPNFHFASLL; encoded by the coding sequence ATGCATCGGCTACTGATTCTATTTTGTCTTTTCATTAGTTGCGAAGGGTTCTTTGCAACGGACGGGCTCGCCCAAAATGCCGATTGTCATTGCTTTATCAGAGGTGTGGTGCGCGACGATCACACGGGGCAACCGATCGTGGGGGCTACGTTGTTGCTGGTGAAATCCAATCAGGGCATTTTCACTGATGCCGATGGGCGCTACGAGTTTACTAATCTTTGCCCAGGTCGGTACGAAATAGAATGCCGGATTGTGGGGTACCAATCCCGGCGCGATACGGTTAATCTGGTGGAGGGGCACGAAGAGAATTTTTCGCTTGCCGAAGAGGAAATTCATCTGGAGGACGTCGAAATTACCGCCCATCGTACCGACGCACCCGTCACGCAACCACTTGCTACGCTTACCGGCAGCGATCTGGCGCAAACGCGGGGTCAGTCCCTGGGTGAAAGCCTGCAGGGCATTACCGGTATCACAACCCTGCAAACCGGCTCATCCATCGCCAAGCCCGTCATTCATGGTATGCATAGCAACCGGGTTTTGATCATGAACAATGGGGTTCGGCAGGAGGGACAGCAGTGGGGATCGGAACATGCACCCGAGATAGACCCATTCGTAGCCACACGGTTGTCAGTGGTGAAAGGGGCAGCGGGAGTACGCTACGGCTCCGATGCCATTGGTGGGGTAATTCTGGTTGAACCCGAAGAGCTACCCATCAACAAGCCCCTTAGTGGGGAAGTCAACGCGGCGGGATTTTCTAACGGACGGCAGGGAGCAGGATCGGCAACGCTACAGGGGGGCATAAAAGGCCTCGGCGGTTTCGGCTGGCGCGCGCAGGGTACCCTCAAGCGGGGTGGAAATATTCGAACGCCCCGTTATTTCCTGGATAACACCGGTATCTCAGAACGCAACTACTCGCTGGCGGCAGGGTATCGCAAAAAAGGGTTCGGTGTTGAAGTGTTTTACAGTCATTTTGCTACCAGAATTGGGATTTTTTCGGGTTCACATATCGGAAGCGTGACGGATTTGCTCAATGTCATCAACAGCGGTGAGCCGCTGGTCAAATCCGATTTCAGCTATGCGATCAATCGCCCCTATCAGCAGGTTAAACATAATTTGCTCAAAGGTGAGGTACATTACCATTTTCCGGATGGTAATCGCCTGAAATGGGTGTCGGCATTTCAGTACGACAATCGTCTGGAGTATGACCTACATGCCCCCGCAATGATTCCCTGGCCGCCCTCAACCATCCCGAACTTTCATTTCGCCTCACTACTTTGA
- a CDS encoding Fur family transcriptional regulator: MEQFVSSTLKDHKLRTTSCREDVLETFVNREMALSHGDLESALGERFDRVTIYRTLKTFLEKGIIHKVLDDEGTRYALCRERCTEHDHHHDHVHFKCNLCGQTNCLENLHVPAVKLPEGYRVEEVNLLIQGLCAACSISDE; this comes from the coding sequence ATGGAACAGTTTGTCAGCTCTACCCTCAAAGATCACAAACTTCGCACGACTTCCTGCCGCGAGGACGTACTGGAGACTTTTGTGAACCGTGAAATGGCGCTTTCGCACGGAGATTTGGAAAGTGCCCTGGGCGAACGTTTCGACCGGGTGACAATCTACCGTACTCTGAAGACCTTCCTGGAGAAAGGTATAATTCACAAAGTGCTCGACGACGAAGGTACCCGTTACGCCCTGTGCCGGGAGCGCTGCACCGAACATGACCACCACCACGATCACGTCCATTTCAAGTGCAATCTATGCGGACAAACCAACTGTCTTGAAAACCTGCACGTGCCGGCCGTCAAGCTACCCGAGGGTTACCGGGTGGAAGAAGTCAATTTGCTGATTCAGGGACTTTGTGCGGCCTGCTCAATTTCGGATGAGTGA
- a CDS encoding MerC domain-containing protein encodes MKTDSSVPTGHSHSKADYMGIAGSVLCLIHCLITPVLALGTSLTAHSHTIGVIDLDYFFILINGVAVYFATREHRNPLLRLFLWSAFLLFSVSLILENYFPAFRTLGYLGSGLLIAGHVYNLIYCRPWRIVNE; translated from the coding sequence ATGAAAACCGATTCCAGCGTACCTACCGGACATTCTCACAGCAAAGCCGACTACATGGGCATTGCGGGTTCGGTACTTTGCCTGATTCACTGCCTTATTACTCCCGTTTTGGCGCTGGGTACTTCGCTCACGGCGCACAGCCATACGATAGGTGTAATTGACCTCGATTATTTTTTCATTCTTATAAACGGCGTAGCAGTCTACTTTGCCACCCGTGAGCATCGTAACCCCCTGCTTCGGCTTTTTCTGTGGAGCGCTTTCCTGTTATTTTCCGTTTCGCTGATCCTGGAAAACTATTTTCCGGCTTTCCGGACGCTGGGGTACCTCGGTTCGGGCCTTCTCATTGCCGGTCATGTGTATAACCTGATTTATTGCCGCCCCTGGCGCATTGTGAACGAGTGA
- a CDS encoding SDR family NAD(P)-dependent oxidoreductase gives MTDKLFADQVAIVTGAAQGIGFEIARQLALQGAGVVLNDLHGALAEEAASSIQKEGGRCVAVAGDASDEEVIAEMVQQSVEHFGKLTIAVANAGITLFGDFFEYPAADLRRVLETNLVGSFLLAQAAARQMRHQDSGGQRTGGRILLMSSVVGHQAHEYLAAYAMTKAGLEMLAKNLVLELSPHNITINAVAPGATLTERTLQEDPTYAKVWSAITPTGRPAIREDIAHAALFLLSPLSGHITGQSLVVDGGWTSVSPLPDLSGMNEGGT, from the coding sequence ATGACTGATAAACTTTTTGCCGATCAGGTGGCCATCGTGACGGGTGCCGCGCAAGGGATAGGCTTTGAGATAGCCCGGCAACTGGCTTTACAGGGTGCAGGCGTAGTACTCAACGATTTGCATGGTGCCCTTGCCGAAGAAGCAGCCTCATCCATTCAAAAAGAAGGCGGCCGATGTGTGGCCGTAGCCGGCGATGCCTCGGATGAGGAGGTCATTGCTGAAATGGTACAGCAGTCCGTAGAGCATTTTGGCAAGCTTACCATTGCCGTAGCCAATGCGGGCATCACGCTGTTTGGTGATTTTTTCGAGTACCCGGCGGCCGATTTGCGCCGGGTACTCGAAACCAATCTGGTTGGATCGTTTTTGCTGGCCCAGGCAGCAGCCCGACAGATGCGGCATCAGGATTCGGGCGGCCAGCGGACCGGCGGACGCATCCTGCTCATGTCGTCAGTAGTGGGTCATCAGGCGCATGAGTATCTGGCTGCCTACGCCATGACCAAGGCCGGACTGGAAATGCTGGCCAAAAATCTGGTGCTGGAGCTATCACCCCACAATATCACGATCAATGCCGTAGCGCCCGGCGCCACCCTGACCGAGCGCACCTTGCAGGAAGACCCGACCTACGCCAAGGTATGGTCGGCAATCACGCCCACAGGGCGTCCGGCGATTCGGGAAGACATCGCCCATGCGGCGTTGTTTCTGCTGTCGCCCCTGTCGGGGCACATCACCGGACAAAGCCTGGTGGTCGACGGCGGCTGGACTTCGGTGAGTCCGTTGCCGGATTTGAGTGGCATGAATGAGGGAGGTACCTAG
- a CDS encoding zinc-binding alcohol dehydrogenase family protein: protein MKTLTLHQPGHFEFADVPFDPTLANGHALVRVVCIGICGTDLHAYRGNQPFFTYPRVLGHELAVEVLALQGDPYGLKVGDFCAVEPYLDCGECQACRRGLTNCCEKLRVLGVHTDGGMVEYLKIPTGKLHPSNRLKKEQLALVETLAIGGHAVERAELKPDDLVLVVGAGPIGLSVVEFVKRSGATLVVADRDENRLRFCREKMGVGHTLLAADDSTQALRDMLQGDLPTVVFDATGNPNSMMKCFDYCAHGGKLVFVGLFQGDVSFHDPTFHRKELTLLASRNATSHTFRTIINAIENGRMDTTPWITHRVVFDALPDCFPTLLKPESGVIKAIVEMPVLSGSVAE, encoded by the coding sequence TTGAAAACACTTACCCTGCACCAACCCGGCCATTTTGAGTTTGCCGATGTACCTTTCGACCCCACCCTTGCGAATGGACATGCCCTGGTAAGGGTAGTCTGCATCGGAATTTGTGGTACCGACCTGCACGCTTACCGGGGCAACCAGCCCTTTTTTACCTACCCCCGGGTGTTGGGCCATGAACTTGCTGTGGAGGTACTCGCCCTGCAAGGCGACCCATACGGGTTGAAAGTGGGTGATTTTTGCGCCGTAGAACCCTACCTGGATTGTGGCGAATGCCAGGCATGCCGGCGTGGCTTGACCAACTGCTGCGAGAAACTACGGGTGCTGGGTGTGCATACCGATGGGGGGATGGTCGAATATCTGAAAATTCCCACAGGAAAACTACATCCCTCCAACCGCTTGAAAAAAGAACAACTTGCTTTGGTGGAAACGCTGGCTATTGGAGGTCATGCCGTAGAGCGGGCCGAGCTAAAACCCGACGATCTGGTGCTGGTGGTAGGGGCAGGTCCGATTGGACTCTCGGTGGTGGAATTTGTAAAACGAAGCGGGGCCACACTCGTGGTAGCTGACCGTGACGAGAACCGCCTGCGGTTTTGTCGCGAAAAAATGGGCGTCGGACACACTCTACTGGCGGCCGATGACTCCACCCAAGCGCTGCGGGATATGCTGCAGGGAGATTTGCCGACGGTAGTGTTCGATGCCACGGGCAATCCCAATTCTATGATGAAATGTTTTGACTACTGCGCCCACGGCGGCAAGCTGGTTTTTGTAGGGCTTTTCCAGGGCGATGTCAGCTTTCATGATCCTACCTTTCACCGTAAAGAGCTAACGCTCTTAGCCAGTCGCAATGCTACCTCCCATACTTTCCGTACGATTATCAATGCCATCGAAAACGGACGTATGGACACTACTCCCTGGATCACCCACCGTGTGGTGTTTGACGCACTACCCGATTGTTTTCCTACCCTTCTAAAACCAGAATCGGGAGTGATAAAAGCCATTGTGGAAATGCCCGTCCTCAGCGGATCAGTCGCAGAGTGA